DNA sequence from the uncultured Ilyobacter sp. genome:
TATAATCATCAAATTTTGCATTAAAATAATACATCCTTCTGTTAAAGGGCTCCCAAGGATCATAAGCTTTAAAGTAGTTTCTACTATCTTCTTCCATCTTTATAATTTTTACTCTCTCTTTAGAAACTGCTCTCTTTTTTGCAGAACTGCACGATACTCCAAATACTATTATAATGATAACTATAAAATATTTAATTTTCATCGGTCAGCACCCCTTTTTGAAAGTATCTGACCATGTTCTCAACATTGGTCGTATAGTACATATTTCCACAATGTCCGCCTCTAGGATATATTATGCTTCTCCCTTTAAAGGTTTCTTTTAAAAATATCAAGTTGTCAGGGGTCAGTATAAGTTCATCTTCATTGGTCACCATGGCGATTTTTTCACTTTTTTCCAGATAGTCCTTTATCTCATGAATATCGGTTTTTGCAATGAGCTCTTCTAGGGTAAGTCCTTCATATATCTCTGCGTAGAAGGGGTAGGCTATATTCCCCAAGTATTCACTAAAACTTGCAAAATTAATTTTATCTAGATAGGGTTCTAAAGATTCAAATTTCCCTATCTCTCTCTCTTTAGGGACATAAATTCCTCTTTTATTAAGAACATCTCCTAAATAATTTACATCAATTGCCGCTACTCTAAAGGCTATACCTATAAGTGCAGCAAGTTCTTTTTGAGAAAGGTAAGTATCTTTAAAAGAATCATAAATCGTGTCTTCATTTATCTCTACATTATCTCCTTTTATATGCTGACCTAACTCTCTATATATTTTTTCAAGAAACTGGCCTACATTTTTTCTCCCTCCTGGGATATTGTTGTCTAACATATCATCTAGGATTTTTGCAGATTCATAAAGGTTTACTGCGGGATTTACCATGAGCACTCTTTTAAAATTAAAATATTTTTCTTCATCATCAAGCATTGTCACATAGGCAGCCTGTGTTCCTCCGAGACTGTATCCCATGAGAT
Encoded proteins:
- a CDS encoding serine/threonine protein kinase, yielding MKKIVFIFILIISMTSYSQRGYNYPFKDPYIATVIGSSNMMTSGVSEEVPRREYMIQINPGKKPPKHLWYHKGFQFSLVKQDHKAPLIFLIAGTGTSYSSWKMKSFERIFYDAGFHVISISSPVNANFLITASNIKMPGVLFNDSHDIYKVMKNIYQEVKDKVDIEEFYLMGYSLGGTQAAYVTMLDDEEKYFNFKRVLMVNPAVNLYESAKILDDMLDNNIPGGRKNVGQFLEKIYRELGQHIKGDNVEINEDTIYDSFKDTYLSQKELAALIGIAFRVAAIDVNYLGDVLNKRGIYVPKEREIGKFESLEPYLDKINFASFSEYLGNIAYPFYAEIYEGLTLEELIAKTDIHEIKDYLEKSEKIAMVTNEDELILTPDNLIFLKETFKGRSIIYPRGGHCGNMYYTTNVENMVRYFQKGVLTDEN